Proteins from a single region of Companilactobacillus farciminis KCTC 3681 = DSM 20184:
- a CDS encoding ABC transporter ATP-binding protein gives MLKVTDIGKTYGEFTALQNINLEVKDGEFLAIMGPSGSGKSTLINILGLLDQSYTGEYLLGNKNYQTVNDNELSQIRGDQLGFVFQNFKLLSTYTVYENIEVPLIYSKKVQNNKHQLIESVIEKVGLKGKEKNLPTELSGGQQQRVAIARAIVNQPKLVIADEPTGALDSKTSKEIMDIFEKLNQDGTTIIMVTHDSEVAEHAMRTVYIRDGRLYNDEKSVKNHD, from the coding sequence ATGCTAAAAGTTACTGATATAGGTAAGACTTACGGCGAATTCACTGCTTTGCAAAATATCAATCTGGAAGTTAAAGATGGTGAATTTTTGGCTATCATGGGCCCTTCTGGATCTGGTAAGTCAACTTTGATCAATATCTTAGGATTGCTTGACCAAAGTTATACTGGTGAATATTTGCTAGGAAATAAGAACTATCAAACTGTAAACGACAATGAATTATCACAAATTCGTGGTGATCAATTGGGATTTGTCTTTCAAAATTTCAAGTTGCTTTCAACGTATACAGTTTATGAAAATATCGAAGTGCCATTAATTTATAGTAAAAAAGTTCAAAACAACAAGCACCAGTTGATTGAATCAGTGATTGAAAAAGTTGGCCTAAAAGGTAAAGAAAAGAATTTACCAACGGAGCTCTCTGGTGGACAGCAACAAAGAGTCGCAATTGCTCGAGCCATTGTTAACCAGCCCAAATTAGTTATCGCTGACGAACCAACTGGGGCCTTGGATTCAAAGACTAGTAAAGAGATTATGGATATCTTTGAAAAATTGAACCAAGATGGAACGACAATCATCATGGTTACTCACGATAGCGAAGTAGCTGAACATGCCATGCGTACTGTTTATATTCGTGATGGTCGACTATATAACGATGAAAAGAGTGTGAAGAATCATGACTGA
- a CDS encoding ABC transporter permease: MTDKISIALKSITKNKNRNFLTMLGIIIGIASVICILAIGDGFTHTVTKGMGSHNVKNKVTLQWESKSVYDTDGGFTKNDASALSSVKGIDHVKLASSVVEAGAKVQYKTKNVSIGLNKQPKHLKLVKGTYLPLDGDSSGVYISEYLAHKLFKKNALNRLITIDGTVFVVQGIYRVGTMDYRPDAYVSKTTFKQLFANQISKDQAKLYVTSDANKKQVGKRATKLMKKIGEQKKTGTYSVSNPDQISKQFTKILNDITYFIAFIAGISLLIAGIGVMNVMYITVSERRKEIGIRRAFGATSGDIRNQFLIESVVLCIIGGIIGIIFGYIFVSIINTFLPFKAVITPYAIILSLAVSTAVGLIFGFIPSNKAAKSELVGLLKEE, encoded by the coding sequence ATGACTGATAAAATTTCAATCGCACTCAAATCGATTACTAAAAATAAAAACCGTAACTTTTTGACAATGCTTGGAATTATCATTGGTATCGCTAGTGTTATTTGTATCTTGGCGATCGGTGATGGTTTCACGCATACGGTTACTAAAGGGATGGGTAGCCACAACGTAAAAAATAAGGTTACTTTGCAGTGGGAATCTAAGTCTGTCTACGATACTGACGGTGGTTTTACTAAGAACGATGCTTCAGCTCTAAGTAGCGTTAAAGGCATTGATCACGTCAAACTAGCCAGTAGCGTTGTTGAAGCTGGTGCCAAAGTTCAGTACAAGACTAAGAATGTCAGTATCGGCTTGAACAAACAGCCTAAACATTTGAAATTAGTCAAAGGAACGTATTTGCCACTAGACGGTGATTCCAGTGGCGTTTATATTTCTGAATATTTAGCTCATAAATTGTTTAAGAAGAATGCTCTTAATCGTTTAATTACTATCGATGGAACAGTCTTTGTAGTCCAAGGGATTTATCGTGTGGGAACGATGGATTATCGACCAGATGCCTATGTTTCTAAAACGACTTTCAAACAATTATTTGCGAACCAAATCTCTAAGGATCAGGCAAAATTGTACGTCACTTCTGATGCTAATAAAAAACAAGTCGGTAAAAGAGCTACTAAATTAATGAAGAAGATTGGTGAACAGAAGAAGACTGGTACGTATTCAGTTTCAAATCCTGATCAAATCAGTAAGCAATTTACTAAGATTCTCAATGATATTACTTACTTCATCGCCTTTATTGCTGGAATTTCATTGTTGATTGCTGGTATTGGGGTTATGAACGTAATGTACATAACGGTTTCAGAACGCCGAAAAGAAATTGGAATCAGACGTGCTTTCGGTGCTACATCAGGCGATATCCGTAACCAATTCCTAATTGAAAGTGTCGTTCTTTGTATAATTGGTGGAATTATTGGAATTATCTTCGGTTATATTTTTGTAAGTATCATTAACACCTTCTTACCATTTAAAGCCGTTATAACGCCTTATGCAATTATCTTGTCGTTAGCGGTATCGACAGCAGTTGGTTTAATATTCGGATTTATTCCTTCTAATAAGGCAGCTAAGTCAGAATTAGTTGGATTGTTGAAAGAAGAATAG
- a CDS encoding prolyl-tRNA synthetase associated domain-containing protein codes for MTPYEQVKSKLDELNISYDMVEHPPVYTMEEADKYIEGKVGIRTKSLFLTDNKKRRYYLVFMDDDKRLDMKQFGEIIGEKHLKFASENLLMEKLGLKPGFVSIFGLLNNTQKDVQVYFEKDIVSDIPLTFHPNDNTKTMFIGMDDLKKFLNSLGFSYHVVSI; via the coding sequence ATGACACCTTATGAACAAGTGAAATCAAAATTAGATGAGTTAAATATTTCCTATGATATGGTTGAGCATCCACCAGTTTATACGATGGAAGAAGCTGATAAATATATCGAGGGCAAAGTTGGAATTAGGACTAAGTCGCTTTTTTTGACGGACAATAAGAAACGGCGTTATTATTTAGTCTTTATGGATGACGATAAAAGATTAGATATGAAGCAATTTGGGGAGATTATTGGTGAGAAGCATTTGAAGTTTGCATCTGAAAATCTTTTGATGGAAAAATTAGGCTTGAAACCTGGATTCGTATCCATTTTTGGTTTATTGAATAATACTCAAAAGGATGTTCAAGTTTATTTTGAAAAAGACATTGTTAGCGATATTCCGTTGACCTTTCATCCAAATGACAATACCAAAACGATGTTTATTGGAATGGATGATTTGAAGAAATTTTTAAATAGTTTAGGTTTTAGTTATCACGTAGTTAGTATTTGA
- a CDS encoding phosphoenolpyruvate carboxykinase (ATP), whose translation MSKSTQAIESKAFYINPNRSVAVVNYNEEYIQDIVQLVNSQGFHNLVDLYLKESQLAVTNKVEGLAADTYINILKAILVDDKPAYEKYGNEQILKSIEDFYSYYRSYFRVSLINKHDSAIVKSNFMNIDNRFNEVVISLYRAIEEKLQGFANRTYRQINAGTNACVLTQSIKWDTPKKYQPLESIRFLDTIMLRPPMMMHTKSNKREGVFSAVPTNPIEKFDGTQNDWYCFPAKIGESLAFIYFHRDYFVSGIALANLFEVADKESIEGKKPDEIILFGLKETEGDVSHYYHDEENDIWVGEVPYNDKTTYFGYMKKMCLTVHNLHMIYENRLPIHGSMVNISFSNGKTKSVVFFGDSGAGKSESIEALQEVADDKIINIETIFDDMGSFAFDDEGNIYAQGTETGAFVRLDDLSSSVAFNNMDRGIYLNPELKNARVILPANTYKRVIEHHSIDMWVYANNYDSEIGLHQFPNEEEAKATFIAGKRKALGTTDEVGMTTTFFANPFGPVQEEEKTRPVIDKVFNKLYKDNVYVGEIYTHLGYDKSKDSLNESAKELLSELMNN comes from the coding sequence ATGTCGAAATCTACACAAGCTATCGAATCTAAAGCATTTTATATTAACCCTAATCGATCAGTTGCCGTTGTTAATTACAATGAGGAGTATATCCAAGATATTGTTCAATTAGTCAACAGCCAAGGTTTCCACAACTTAGTTGACCTATATTTAAAGGAAAGCCAACTAGCTGTGACAAATAAAGTCGAAGGCCTAGCCGCTGATACTTACATCAATATTCTCAAGGCAATTTTGGTCGACGATAAACCCGCATATGAAAAGTATGGCAATGAACAGATCTTAAAGAGTATTGAAGATTTCTATTCATATTACCGTTCATATTTTAGAGTTTCTCTAATCAACAAACATGACAGTGCCATCGTCAAAAGTAATTTCATGAATATCGATAACCGTTTCAATGAAGTTGTTATCAGCTTATACCGTGCTATCGAGGAAAAACTTCAAGGATTTGCCAACCGTACTTACCGTCAAATCAATGCGGGTACTAATGCCTGTGTACTAACCCAATCAATCAAATGGGACACTCCTAAAAAGTACCAACCACTTGAAAGCATTCGTTTCTTGGACACAATTATGTTACGTCCACCAATGATGATGCACACTAAGAGTAACAAACGTGAAGGTGTCTTCAGTGCCGTTCCAACTAACCCTATCGAAAAATTCGATGGTACTCAAAACGACTGGTACTGCTTCCCTGCTAAAATTGGTGAAAGCTTAGCCTTCATTTACTTCCACCGTGACTACTTTGTCAGTGGTATTGCTTTGGCCAACTTGTTTGAAGTTGCTGATAAGGAAAGTATCGAAGGTAAGAAACCTGACGAAATCATCCTCTTTGGTCTCAAAGAAACAGAAGGCGACGTCAGCCACTACTATCACGACGAAGAAAATGATATCTGGGTCGGTGAAGTTCCTTACAACGATAAGACAACTTACTTCGGTTACATGAAGAAAATGTGCCTAACAGTTCACAATTTACACATGATTTATGAAAACCGTCTTCCAATCCATGGTTCAATGGTCAACATCAGCTTCTCAAATGGTAAGACTAAATCAGTTGTCTTCTTCGGTGATTCTGGTGCCGGAAAGTCAGAATCAATCGAAGCCTTGCAAGAAGTTGCGGATGACAAGATCATTAATATTGAAACCATCTTCGATGATATGGGTAGTTTTGCTTTCGATGATGAAGGAAATATTTACGCTCAAGGTACAGAAACTGGTGCCTTCGTTCGTTTGGATGATTTGAGTAGTTCTGTTGCCTTCAACAATATGGACCGTGGTATCTACTTGAACCCAGAATTGAAGAATGCTCGTGTTATCTTGCCTGCTAATACTTACAAGCGTGTCATCGAACATCATTCAATCGATATGTGGGTTTATGCTAACAACTACGATTCAGAGATTGGTTTGCATCAATTCCCTAACGAAGAAGAAGCCAAAGCAACATTCATCGCCGGTAAGCGTAAAGCTCTAGGTACAACTGATGAAGTTGGTATGACTACTACTTTCTTCGCTAACCCATTTGGACCCGTTCAAGAAGAAGAAAAAACTCGTCCAGTTATCGATAAAGTCTTCAACAAATTATATAAAGACAATGTTTACGTTGGTGAAATTTATACTCACTTGGGCTATGACAAGTCTAAAGATAGTTTGAATGAATCAGCTAAAGAATTATTGTCAGAATTAATGAATAATTAG
- a CDS encoding PRD domain-containing protein encodes MVFFFEKKGDEWMALLVVNRVYNNNTVLVDVDNSDQAIVQGKGVGFQKRHGDDISPTRVERIFYLNTKEAKHRFGTLLKDVPIDITMTSFSIIEMAKQTYHYPVMDYIYVTLTDHIAQTYKHIMAGKYQKSTAPDIRDKYPTEYEIADKAIEMINHDLNVRFPKDAAQAIALHFINAHGSENSEEKEKVEQADFGDNVNKIVKSVFKEYGITRNITNQNYFDRLMIHLQYLVARIQTHEQDKRILNRDIESDFQKLYPKSYQIASEICDKIQRRLDINLNDNELLYFLIHIQRIIQEK; translated from the coding sequence ATGGTCTTTTTTTTCGAAAAGAAGGGGGATGAATGGATGGCTTTGTTAGTAGTGAATCGAGTTTATAACAATAATACGGTTCTTGTAGACGTGGATAATTCTGATCAGGCAATTGTTCAAGGTAAAGGCGTTGGCTTTCAAAAGCGTCACGGAGATGATATTTCGCCAACTAGAGTTGAACGGATCTTTTATCTAAACACAAAAGAAGCAAAGCATCGTTTTGGTACCTTGCTCAAGGACGTACCGATCGATATCACGATGACAAGCTTTTCAATCATTGAAATGGCTAAGCAAACCTACCACTACCCAGTCATGGATTACATCTACGTAACGTTAACAGACCACATTGCACAAACTTACAAGCACATCATGGCAGGAAAGTATCAAAAGAGTACCGCACCTGACATACGTGACAAATATCCTACTGAGTATGAGATTGCGGACAAAGCTATCGAGATGATCAATCATGATTTGAATGTTCGTTTTCCAAAAGATGCGGCACAAGCGATTGCGTTACATTTTATCAATGCTCATGGGAGTGAAAACTCTGAGGAAAAGGAGAAAGTAGAACAAGCCGATTTCGGTGATAACGTTAATAAAATTGTTAAGTCAGTTTTTAAAGAATACGGAATTACCAGAAATATCACTAATCAGAACTATTTTGACCGTCTGATGATTCATCTACAATATTTAGTTGCAAGAATTCAGACGCACGAACAAGATAAGAGAATTTTGAATCGTGATATCGAATCGGACTTTCAAAAGTTATATCCAAAATCTTATCAGATTGCCAGTGAAATTTGCGACAAGATTCAAAGAAGACTGGATATCAATTTGAATGATAATGAACTGCTCTACTTTTTAATTCATATCCAAAGAATTATACAAGAAAAATAA
- a CDS encoding PTS lactose/cellobiose transporter subunit IIA — MATKEEISMTGFSIVAYAGDAKTSLIEALQHAQKGEFDKAEACVDEANQSIVDAHNEQTKLLSKEAGGEDMDVTFIMVHGQDTLMTTMMLMDEVKFFIDEYKRIDKIERNLNMK; from the coding sequence ATGGCTACTAAAGAAGAAATATCAATGACTGGTTTTTCCATTGTTGCTTACGCTGGCGATGCTAAAACTAGTTTGATCGAAGCATTGCAACACGCTCAGAAAGGTGAATTTGACAAGGCTGAAGCTTGTGTCGATGAAGCTAATCAATCAATCGTTGATGCCCACAATGAACAAACTAAGCTTTTGAGTAAAGAAGCTGGTGGTGAAGATATGGACGTTACCTTCATCATGGTTCACGGACAAGATACTTTGATGACAACGATGATGTTGATGGATGAGGTCAAGTTCTTCATTGATGAGTACAAGCGTATCGACAAGATCGAACGTAATTTGAACATGAAATAG
- the lacG gene encoding 6-phospho-beta-galactosidase, producing the protein MSIELNRVKKLPKDFIWGGATAAYQVEGATKVDGKGKTMWDDYLKAQGRFAPDPASDFYHLYPEDIRLSKKYGLNAIRVSIAWTRIFPKGYGEPVQAGVDYYHRLFKECLDNGIEPYVSLHHFDSPKTLFDDGDWLNRKNIDHFVDYAKFCFDEFPEVTHWFTINELISLAYSQYIQGNFPPSHKFDVTSAIQAEHNELLAHAKVVNLFKDGGYKGKIGLIHVLQPVYPYPNTPENQHAADLSDAFMNAFLLDGTFKGEYTDKTMKLINEILDANDAKLDIQDGDMDILKKASTRNDYFGLNYYQPSFFAAYDGESTNHFNGTGEKGTSSFKFKGVGQAVKNPNIPTTDWDWNIYPEGLYDILKRVSSEYPNSKEIFITENGLGLKEELPENVTDDTIINDDKRIDFVDQHMEAILKARSEGVNVNGYFIWSLQDQFSWANGYNKRYGLFFIDFATQKRYIKKSALWYKALADTMK; encoded by the coding sequence TTGAGTATTGAATTAAATCGTGTGAAAAAATTGCCCAAAGACTTCATTTGGGGTGGCGCTACTGCCGCATATCAAGTAGAAGGTGCTACAAAGGTCGATGGCAAAGGTAAAACGATGTGGGATGACTATTTGAAAGCTCAAGGTCGTTTCGCTCCAGATCCAGCCAGTGACTTTTATCATTTATATCCTGAAGATATTCGCCTATCTAAGAAATACGGTTTGAATGCTATCCGTGTTTCAATTGCTTGGACAAGAATCTTCCCTAAGGGCTATGGAGAACCAGTTCAAGCCGGAGTCGATTACTACCACAGATTGTTTAAGGAATGCTTGGATAACGGCATTGAACCATATGTATCGCTACATCATTTTGATTCTCCAAAGACATTATTTGATGACGGCGACTGGTTGAACCGCAAGAATATTGATCATTTCGTTGATTATGCAAAATTCTGTTTCGATGAATTCCCAGAAGTTACTCATTGGTTCACGATCAATGAATTGATTTCTCTAGCATATTCACAATATATTCAAGGGAACTTCCCACCAAGCCACAAGTTCGATGTAACTAGTGCTATTCAAGCTGAACACAACGAACTACTAGCTCATGCTAAAGTAGTCAACTTGTTCAAAGATGGTGGTTACAAAGGCAAGATTGGTTTGATTCACGTACTTCAACCGGTTTACCCATATCCAAATACGCCAGAAAATCAACACGCGGCAGATCTTAGCGATGCCTTCATGAATGCCTTCTTACTCGATGGTACATTCAAAGGCGAATACACTGATAAGACAATGAAACTTATCAATGAGATCCTTGATGCTAACGATGCCAAATTAGACATTCAAGATGGCGATATGGATATCTTGAAGAAAGCCTCAACACGAAATGATTACTTTGGTTTGAACTATTATCAACCATCATTCTTCGCCGCATATGACGGTGAAAGTACTAATCATTTCAATGGTACTGGCGAGAAGGGTACCTCATCATTCAAATTCAAAGGAGTTGGTCAAGCAGTTAAAAATCCTAATATCCCAACAACTGATTGGGATTGGAACATCTATCCAGAAGGCTTGTATGACATTTTGAAACGAGTAAGTTCTGAATATCCAAACAGTAAAGAAATCTTCATTACTGAAAATGGTTTAGGACTAAAAGAGGAATTGCCAGAAAATGTGACTGATGACACGATTATCAATGACGACAAACGTATCGATTTCGTTGATCAACACATGGAAGCAATTTTGAAGGCTCGTAGTGAAGGGGTCAATGTAAACGGTTACTTCATCTGGTCTCTTCAAGATCAATTCTCATGGGCTAATGGATACAACAAGCGTTATGGTTTGTTCTTTATAGATTTCGCAACACAAAAACGTTATATCAAGAAGAGTGCTTTGTGGTACAAGGCACTCGCTGACACAATGAAATAG
- a CDS encoding PTS lactose transporter subunit IIBC encodes MQFIIDKLEAHQKFFDKISKNIYLMAIKDGFLAAMPIILFSSIFILITSVLPLVGIHIPAGINDWCNKIYNYTMGFVGLYVAGTTAKALTGSKNQRIKGGRFINSTSTMMASMCGFMLLAIGTTKSGAYIGDYFGTKGLLSAFVAAFSTVAIYKFCVERDITIKMPKEVPGAIAQNFRDIFPFSFSVIAMGLIDALIRFWLNVPFGEMLTTLISPLFKGAESYWGMAIIWFLIPLFWFMGIHGPSVVKPALEAALYGNTTANLALFKAGHFPYHSLTENFGNFVGELGGTGATFVVPFIFILLMKSKQLKAIGKASVVPVMFAVNEPLLFGAPIILNPYFFIPFVLSPIVNVVVGKMFIDLLGMRGFMYVLSWALPGPIGIFLNTNMQMVSLLLIVVLLALDTLIYLPFCKAYDASLVKQEAEVDAQEAATDGVELAGASAGAATVATSSNETQSNETVSTDSDSSSDIKLDHQVKVLVLCAGGGTSEQLANALMDGAKEYNVPIVASAGAYGSHHDILPNYDLVVLAPQVRTYYDDLKADTDRLGIQLVATKGQQYIALTRDSKKALNFVMDNLNKADDDKK; translated from the coding sequence ATGCAATTTATTATTGATAAATTGGAGGCTCATCAAAAATTCTTTGATAAAATTTCGAAGAATATTTATTTGATGGCTATCAAGGATGGGTTCTTGGCAGCTATGCCAATTATCTTGTTCTCAAGTATTTTTATTTTGATTACTTCCGTTTTGCCATTGGTCGGGATTCATATTCCTGCTGGCATAAACGATTGGTGTAATAAGATTTACAATTACACAATGGGGTTTGTTGGTTTGTATGTTGCAGGTACTACTGCTAAGGCTTTGACAGGTTCTAAAAACCAACGTATTAAAGGTGGACGTTTCATCAACTCTACTTCTACAATGATGGCTTCAATGTGTGGATTCATGCTTTTAGCTATCGGCACTACTAAGAGCGGGGCTTATATTGGCGACTACTTTGGTACTAAAGGACTATTGTCAGCCTTTGTTGCTGCATTCTCTACTGTAGCTATTTATAAGTTCTGTGTTGAAAGAGATATCACTATTAAGATGCCTAAAGAAGTTCCTGGTGCTATTGCACAAAACTTCCGTGATATTTTCCCATTCTCATTCTCAGTTATTGCTATGGGTCTTATTGATGCACTAATTCGTTTCTGGTTAAACGTTCCTTTCGGAGAAATGCTTACTACTTTGATCTCACCATTATTCAAAGGTGCTGAAAGTTATTGGGGAATGGCAATCATTTGGTTCCTTATTCCTCTATTCTGGTTCATGGGTATCCACGGACCTTCAGTTGTAAAACCTGCTCTTGAAGCTGCTTTGTATGGTAATACAACTGCTAACTTAGCTTTGTTTAAAGCTGGTCACTTCCCATATCACTCACTAACAGAAAACTTTGGTAACTTCGTTGGTGAACTTGGTGGTACTGGTGCTACATTCGTTGTTCCATTTATCTTTATTCTTTTAATGAAATCAAAACAATTAAAGGCTATTGGTAAGGCTTCAGTTGTTCCAGTAATGTTTGCCGTTAACGAACCTCTATTGTTCGGTGCTCCAATCATTTTGAACCCTTACTTCTTCATTCCATTTGTTCTATCACCAATTGTTAACGTTGTTGTTGGTAAAATGTTTATCGATCTATTGGGTATGCGTGGATTTATGTACGTATTGTCATGGGCTTTGCCAGGGCCTATTGGTATATTCCTAAATACTAATATGCAAATGGTTTCACTATTATTGATCGTTGTACTATTGGCATTAGATACTTTGATTTACCTACCATTCTGTAAAGCTTATGATGCTTCTCTTGTTAAACAAGAAGCTGAAGTTGATGCACAAGAAGCTGCTACAGACGGTGTTGAACTTGCCGGTGCCAGTGCTGGTGCTGCTACAGTTGCTACATCTTCAAATGAAACACAAAGTAATGAAACAGTTTCAACAGATTCAGATTCTTCAAGTGATATTAAATTAGATCATCAAGTTAAAGTTTTGGTTCTCTGTGCCGGTGGTGGTACTAGTGAACAATTAGCTAATGCTTTAATGGATGGTGCTAAAGAATATAATGTTCCTATCGTAGCCAGTGCCGGAGCTTATGGTTCTCACCACGATATTCTTCCAAATTACGATTTAGTTGTTTTAGCTCCACAAGTTAGAACTTATTACGATGATCTAAAAGCTGATACTGATCGTTTAGGTATTCAATTAGTTGCTACAAAAGGTCAACAATACATTGCCTTAACACGTGATTCTAAGAAAGCTTTGAATTTCGTTATGGATAACTTGAATAAAGCTGATGACGATAAAAAATAA
- a CDS encoding trans-sulfuration enzyme family protein, whose amino-acid sequence MKFNTKLIHGGINEDQETGAVSIPIYRSSTFHQHQLGAQPKWEYARTGNPTRNALEALIADIENGKAGFAFSSGSAAIHAVFSLFSSGDHIIIGNDVYGGTFRLVNKVLKRFGLEFTVVDTRDLVTVENAIQDNTKAIYFETPTNPLLKITDIEAVAKIAKKHDLLTIVDNTFATPYNQNPLTLGVDIVVHSATKYLGGHSDVVAGLAVTNDTEIAEELAFLQNSIGSVLGPDDSWLLMRGIKTLGVRMRVHHENATAVYNYLTNNGKVSKVYYPGNPDSTGYEIAKKQMNGFGAMISFELQPGLDAKKFVESLKLIDLAESLGGIESLIEVPAVMTHAAIPREIRLQNGITDELIRLSVGLEDETDLLDDLKQAFNQI is encoded by the coding sequence ATGAAATTCAATACAAAATTAATTCACGGTGGCATTAATGAAGATCAAGAAACTGGTGCTGTCTCAATTCCAATCTATCGCTCATCTACTTTCCATCAACATCAACTCGGTGCTCAACCTAAATGGGAATATGCCCGTACTGGCAATCCCACTCGTAACGCTTTGGAAGCCTTGATTGCTGACATCGAAAATGGCAAAGCAGGTTTTGCCTTTAGTTCCGGTTCAGCTGCTATTCATGCAGTCTTCTCGCTCTTTTCCAGTGGTGACCATATTATCATTGGTAATGATGTTTACGGTGGTACTTTTAGACTAGTTAACAAAGTTCTCAAACGCTTCGGTTTAGAATTTACCGTTGTTGACACTAGAGACCTTGTAACTGTTGAGAATGCCATTCAAGACAATACCAAAGCAATTTACTTTGAAACACCTACTAACCCACTTTTAAAAATTACCGATATTGAAGCTGTAGCTAAAATTGCTAAAAAACACGATTTATTGACTATCGTTGATAATACCTTTGCTACACCTTACAATCAAAATCCTTTAACTCTCGGTGTCGATATTGTCGTTCACAGTGCTACTAAATATCTTGGCGGTCACAGTGATGTTGTTGCTGGTTTAGCCGTTACAAATGATACTGAAATTGCTGAAGAATTGGCATTCTTACAAAATTCTATCGGTAGCGTCTTAGGTCCTGACGATAGTTGGCTTTTGATGCGTGGAATCAAGACTCTCGGTGTTAGAATGCGTGTTCATCACGAAAATGCCACGGCCGTTTACAACTACTTAACTAACAACGGCAAAGTGTCCAAAGTTTATTATCCTGGCAATCCAGATTCAACTGGCTATGAAATTGCCAAGAAACAAATGAATGGTTTTGGTGCGATGATCTCCTTTGAATTACAACCTGGCTTAGACGCTAAGAAATTTGTCGAAAGCTTAAAACTGATTGATTTAGCTGAAAGTCTCGGTGGTATCGAAAGTTTGATTGAAGTTCCTGCTGTTATGACCCACGCTGCCATCCCTCGAGAAATCCGTCTTCAAAATGGTATCACTGACGAATTGATCCGTTTGTCAGTTGGTTTGGAAGATGAAACTGACTTATTGGACGACTTGAAACAAGCTTTTAATCAAATCTAA
- a CDS encoding histidine phosphatase family protein — protein sequence MAKYQIYLVRHGRTWFNRYNKMQGWSDTPLAPEGIEVAKQAAHALKDVDFAAAFSSDARRAIDTCKLIVDENINHDKITPQKMMEFREEFYGYYEGMNSPEAWFMVGQPHGASSFAEIIAKYGMDATKDFMKEADPFHEAENAEEYWNRVDKGFEKLDQIAKDGDKILLVSHGTTIRSITDRYNDGSFDVTVSPRNSSLTMLTRDNGKNHVTSYNQMLE from the coding sequence ATGGCAAAATACCAAATTTACTTAGTTCGTCACGGACGTACTTGGTTTAATCGTTACAACAAAATGCAAGGTTGGTCAGATACCCCACTTGCACCCGAGGGAATTGAAGTAGCTAAACAAGCTGCTCACGCACTAAAAGATGTCGATTTTGCGGCCGCATTCTCATCCGATGCTAGACGTGCTATCGATACTTGTAAGTTAATCGTTGATGAAAACATCAATCACGACAAAATCACTCCTCAAAAAATGATGGAATTTCGTGAAGAATTTTATGGATATTATGAAGGTATGAATTCACCCGAAGCTTGGTTCATGGTCGGACAACCTCACGGAGCTAGTTCCTTTGCAGAAATCATTGCCAAATATGGCATGGACGCTACTAAGGACTTCATGAAAGAAGCCGACCCCTTCCACGAGGCCGAAAACGCTGAAGAATACTGGAATCGTGTTGACAAAGGTTTTGAAAAATTAGACCAAATCGCCAAAGATGGCGACAAGATTCTTTTAGTTTCCCATGGAACAACGATTCGTTCAATTACCGACCGTTATAACGATGGCTCCTTTGACGTAACGGTTAGTCCTAGAAACTCTAGTTTAACAATGTTAACTCGTGATAACGGTAAAAATCACGTCACTAGCTACAATCAAATGCTCGAGTAA